A window from Octopus sinensis unplaced genomic scaffold, ASM634580v1 Contig15751_ERROPOS400000, whole genome shotgun sequence encodes these proteins:
- the LOC115230551 gene encoding dynein regulatory complex subunit 5-like isoform X1 — protein MTLLTCKVRETMPSNSENKDSEDIGEEGETEKDKNSANEERRDSEQEEFNNAVEDAEALLSEFPTSISETFILNPAADMRKMRRIIAEDPHWSLATVPLLEELCISHIVDNFENNSIYFKSLRPAHKAKVLETLSVNLPLKITAELIEEECYWERCCRNRWALCNVADYGNNWKRMYFERNLEHIIEFFVPDKTDIRELNETLKVSSNFIKRLDIGQLLPPLTPDEKSMDFLEEGSDSTSEKERECDHFNMYPVLKALTSLEELHLTYSVRDCGMNFTWSMFHFTKKDCQTLSEAIQHCKTLRVLHLHRSKIDDEKTRMLMYHLLDHPSMEEIDLSHNYIGDRGAKAIGKLITSCDRILKLTLCNNRIGIIGGQALAHALIKTHKLMLLNLRLNRIGDEGGHCIFKALTKNTSLQELNVAANKMGESTAIALSQVLRTNINLVSIDISCNDLKEDGGKLIRESLEVNTTVRHLDLRLTNCGQEAEFRINQILDHNQEANRERLLEEMRH, from the exons ATGACTTTGCTAACATGTAAGGTCAGAGAG ACAATGCCAAGCAATTCAGAAAATAAGGATTCCGAAGACattggagaagaaggagaaacagagaaagataaGAATTCTGcaaatgaagaaagaagagataGTGAGCAAGAAGAGTTTAACAACGCAGTGGAAGATGCAGAGGCATTACTCAGTGAATTTCCAACATCAATATCAGAAACATTTATATTAAACCCTGCTGCTGACATGCGCAAAATGAGAAGGATCATCGCCGAAGATCCACATTGGTCATTGGCTACAGTGCCGTTACTAGAAGAACTCTGTATCAGCCATATTGTCGACAACTTTGAAA ataattcaatatattttaaaagccTGCGACCTGCGCACAAAGCAAAAGTTCTAGAGACGTTATCAGTCAACTTGCCTCTAAAAATAACAGCCGAACTTATTGAAGAAGAATGCTATTGGGAAAGGTGTTGCAGGAACCGTTGGGCACTCTGCAATGTCGCTGATTACGGCAACAATTGGAAGCGGATGTATTTTGAACGAAACCTAGAGCATATCATTGAGTTCTTTGTACCTGACAAAACTGATATAAGAGAGTTAAATGAAACTTTGAAAGTCTCTTCAAATTTTATCAAACGCCTTGACATTGGGCAATTGCTGCCACCTCTTACCCCAGATGAGAAATCCATGGATTTTTTAGAAGAGGGCTCTGATTCAACAAGCGAGAAAGAACGCGAGTGCGACCATTTCAATATGTATCCAGTTTTGAAGGCACTGACCTCTCTAGAAGAACTACATCTGACTTACAGTGTCAGAGACTGTGGCATGAATTTTACTTGGTCTATGTTTCATTTCACTAAAAAAGATTGCCAAACGTTATCTGAAGCCATTCAGCATTGTAAAACACTGAGAGTTCTTCATCTTCATCGAAGCAAAATTGATGATGAAAAGACACGTATGCTGATGTATCATTTACTAGATCATCCGTCTATGGAAGAAATTGATTTGTCACACAACTATATTGGCGATCGTGGTGCCAAAGCAATCGGCAAATTAATAACCAGCTGCGATAGGATTTTGAAACTTACATTATGTAATAATAGAATTGGGATTATTGGAGGACAAGCCCTAGCACACGCTTTAATTAAGACGCATAAACTAATGTTATTAAACTTAAGGTTAAACAGAATTGGTGACGAAGGAGGACATTGCATTTTCAAAGCTCTGACAAAAAATACATCTCTTCAAGAGCTGAATGTGGCGGCCAATAAGATGGGAGAGTCGACTGCAATAGCATTATCTCAAGTCCTTAGAACCAACATTAATTTGGTATCCATTGATATTTCTTGCAACGATCTCAAAGAG GATGGTGGCAAACTGATCAGAGAAAGTCTTGAGGTAAACACAACAGTCAGGCACTTGGATCTTAGACTAACAAACTGTGGTCAAGAAGCGGAATTTCGGATCAATCAAATTTTGGATCACAACCAGGAAGCGAATCGAGAAAGATTATTAGAAGAAATGCGCCATTAA
- the LOC115230551 gene encoding dynein regulatory complex subunit 5-like isoform X2, with amino-acid sequence MPSNSENKDSEDIGEEGETEKDKNSANEERRDSEQEEFNNAVEDAEALLSEFPTSISETFILNPAADMRKMRRIIAEDPHWSLATVPLLEELCISHIVDNFENNSIYFKSLRPAHKAKVLETLSVNLPLKITAELIEEECYWERCCRNRWALCNVADYGNNWKRMYFERNLEHIIEFFVPDKTDIRELNETLKVSSNFIKRLDIGQLLPPLTPDEKSMDFLEEGSDSTSEKERECDHFNMYPVLKALTSLEELHLTYSVRDCGMNFTWSMFHFTKKDCQTLSEAIQHCKTLRVLHLHRSKIDDEKTRMLMYHLLDHPSMEEIDLSHNYIGDRGAKAIGKLITSCDRILKLTLCNNRIGIIGGQALAHALIKTHKLMLLNLRLNRIGDEGGHCIFKALTKNTSLQELNVAANKMGESTAIALSQVLRTNINLVSIDISCNDLKEDGGKLIRESLEVNTTVRHLDLRLTNCGQEAEFRINQILDHNQEANRERLLEEMRH; translated from the exons ATGCCAAGCAATTCAGAAAATAAGGATTCCGAAGACattggagaagaaggagaaacagagaaagataaGAATTCTGcaaatgaagaaagaagagataGTGAGCAAGAAGAGTTTAACAACGCAGTGGAAGATGCAGAGGCATTACTCAGTGAATTTCCAACATCAATATCAGAAACATTTATATTAAACCCTGCTGCTGACATGCGCAAAATGAGAAGGATCATCGCCGAAGATCCACATTGGTCATTGGCTACAGTGCCGTTACTAGAAGAACTCTGTATCAGCCATATTGTCGACAACTTTGAAA ataattcaatatattttaaaagccTGCGACCTGCGCACAAAGCAAAAGTTCTAGAGACGTTATCAGTCAACTTGCCTCTAAAAATAACAGCCGAACTTATTGAAGAAGAATGCTATTGGGAAAGGTGTTGCAGGAACCGTTGGGCACTCTGCAATGTCGCTGATTACGGCAACAATTGGAAGCGGATGTATTTTGAACGAAACCTAGAGCATATCATTGAGTTCTTTGTACCTGACAAAACTGATATAAGAGAGTTAAATGAAACTTTGAAAGTCTCTTCAAATTTTATCAAACGCCTTGACATTGGGCAATTGCTGCCACCTCTTACCCCAGATGAGAAATCCATGGATTTTTTAGAAGAGGGCTCTGATTCAACAAGCGAGAAAGAACGCGAGTGCGACCATTTCAATATGTATCCAGTTTTGAAGGCACTGACCTCTCTAGAAGAACTACATCTGACTTACAGTGTCAGAGACTGTGGCATGAATTTTACTTGGTCTATGTTTCATTTCACTAAAAAAGATTGCCAAACGTTATCTGAAGCCATTCAGCATTGTAAAACACTGAGAGTTCTTCATCTTCATCGAAGCAAAATTGATGATGAAAAGACACGTATGCTGATGTATCATTTACTAGATCATCCGTCTATGGAAGAAATTGATTTGTCACACAACTATATTGGCGATCGTGGTGCCAAAGCAATCGGCAAATTAATAACCAGCTGCGATAGGATTTTGAAACTTACATTATGTAATAATAGAATTGGGATTATTGGAGGACAAGCCCTAGCACACGCTTTAATTAAGACGCATAAACTAATGTTATTAAACTTAAGGTTAAACAGAATTGGTGACGAAGGAGGACATTGCATTTTCAAAGCTCTGACAAAAAATACATCTCTTCAAGAGCTGAATGTGGCGGCCAATAAGATGGGAGAGTCGACTGCAATAGCATTATCTCAAGTCCTTAGAACCAACATTAATTTGGTATCCATTGATATTTCTTGCAACGATCTCAAAGAG GATGGTGGCAAACTGATCAGAGAAAGTCTTGAGGTAAACACAACAGTCAGGCACTTGGATCTTAGACTAACAAACTGTGGTCAAGAAGCGGAATTTCGGATCAATCAAATTTTGGATCACAACCAGGAAGCGAATCGAGAAAGATTATTAGAAGAAATGCGCCATTAA